The Streptomyces sp. Je 1-332 genome has a window encoding:
- a CDS encoding DUF4383 domain-containing protein → MATHVLHPGAKRPKRRVTLNEHLPVDHRLSTVYRVGAGLMGLVLLAFGILGLIDKVGFFDTGGDTVAGLNTNGALSVLSICVGLLLFAGMVIGGNFASTLNMVLGCAFILSGFVNLALLDTGFNFLAFRIQNVLFSFVVGVLLMIFGMYGRVGSALPHDNPYWRARHPEQVRHAGRGRGGRRVEPRSKVPGTDTRP, encoded by the coding sequence ATGGCCACGCACGTACTCCACCCAGGGGCGAAGCGGCCCAAGCGGCGCGTCACGCTGAACGAACATTTGCCCGTCGACCACCGCCTCAGCACGGTCTACCGCGTCGGCGCGGGTCTGATGGGGCTCGTCCTGCTCGCGTTCGGCATCCTCGGCCTGATCGACAAGGTTGGCTTCTTCGACACCGGGGGCGACACCGTCGCCGGTCTGAACACCAACGGCGCGCTGAGCGTCCTGTCGATCTGCGTCGGCCTGCTCCTGTTCGCCGGCATGGTGATCGGCGGGAACTTCGCGTCGACACTCAACATGGTCCTGGGGTGCGCCTTCATCCTGAGCGGCTTCGTCAATCTCGCCCTCCTCGACACCGGTTTCAACTTCCTCGCCTTCCGCATCCAGAACGTGCTGTTCAGCTTCGTGGTGGGCGTCCTCCTGATGATCTTCGGGATGTACGGGCGGGTCGGCTCGGCCCTGCCGCACGACAACCCGTACTGGCGGGCACGCCACCCCGAGCAGGTGCGGCACGCCGGGCGCGGGCGTGGCGGCCGCCGCGTCGAGCCCAGGTCCAAGGTGCCGGGCACCGACACCCGGCCCTGA
- a CDS encoding sugar kinase has translation MSGTTPPRGATDVLTLGETMVALRGSGPLKLGGSMDVSIAGAESNVAIGLARLGHATRWAGAVGDDEAGELVLRTLRAEGVDVSGATRDLDAPTGLILFEPRLPEVTRVHYYRAGSAGSRLTAAAVEGAFTAPGPPRVLHLTGITPALGASALAACRRALELAREHDTTVCLDVNFRSRLWSDEESAAVMRSWIPYVDVLIASDDELPLCVPETTATGEAHALAKALLAQGVREVVVKLGADGATAYTAEGELYAPARPVRAVDAVGAGDAFVAGYLSALLDGDDVTGRLDRAVTTGAFAVASHGDWEGAPTRAELGLLGAGPGTVVR, from the coding sequence ATGAGCGGCACCACACCTCCCCGCGGCGCCACCGACGTCCTCACCCTGGGCGAGACCATGGTCGCCCTGCGCGGCAGCGGTCCGCTCAAGCTGGGCGGTTCGATGGACGTGTCCATCGCGGGCGCCGAGTCGAACGTGGCCATCGGGCTCGCGCGCCTCGGCCACGCGACGCGGTGGGCCGGCGCGGTCGGTGACGACGAGGCGGGCGAGCTCGTACTGCGCACGCTGCGGGCCGAGGGTGTCGACGTCTCCGGCGCGACCCGCGACCTGGACGCGCCCACGGGGCTCATCCTCTTCGAACCGCGGCTGCCCGAAGTGACCCGCGTGCACTACTACCGCGCGGGCTCCGCCGGTTCACGCCTCACGGCGGCCGCGGTCGAGGGCGCGTTCACGGCTCCTGGCCCGCCCCGCGTCCTGCATCTCACCGGCATCACCCCGGCCCTCGGCGCGTCCGCCCTGGCCGCCTGCCGGCGCGCCCTCGAACTGGCCCGTGAGCACGACACGACGGTCTGCCTCGACGTCAACTTCCGCTCGCGGCTGTGGAGCGACGAGGAATCCGCCGCGGTGATGCGTTCGTGGATCCCGTACGTCGATGTCCTCATCGCGTCGGACGACGAACTGCCGCTGTGCGTACCGGAGACGACGGCCACCGGTGAAGCCCACGCCCTGGCCAAGGCGCTCCTCGCGCAGGGCGTGCGCGAGGTCGTGGTCAAGCTCGGCGCCGACGGGGCCACCGCGTACACCGCCGAGGGCGAGCTGTACGCACCGGCGCGTCCGGTGCGGGCCGTGGACGCGGTGGGCGCGGGGGACGCGTTCGTCGCCGGGTATCTGTCGGCGCTGCTCGACGGCGACGACGTGACGGGCCGCCTCGACCGCGCGGTGACCACGGGCGCCTTCGCCGTGGCATCACACGGGGACTGGGAGGGGGCACCGACACGGGCGGAGCTCGGGCTGCTGGGGGCGGGGCCGGGGACGGTGGTGCGGTAG
- a CDS encoding zinc ribbon domain-containing protein, whose amino-acid sequence MPRYEYRCRSCGDTFELSRPMAESAAPAACPAGHEDSVKLLSTVAVGGSTSTPAAAPRGGGGGGCCGGGCCG is encoded by the coding sequence ATGCCCCGATACGAGTACCGCTGCCGTTCCTGCGGCGACACCTTTGAGCTGAGCCGCCCGATGGCCGAGTCCGCCGCCCCCGCGGCCTGCCCCGCGGGGCACGAGGACTCGGTGAAGCTGCTGTCGACGGTGGCCGTCGGAGGCTCGACCTCGACGCCTGCCGCGGCCCCGCGAGGCGGTGGCGGAGGCGGCTGCTGTGGCGGGGGCTGCTGCGGCTAG
- a CDS encoding bifunctional 4-hydroxy-2-oxoglutarate aldolase/2-dehydro-3-deoxy-phosphogluconate aldolase, protein MSDLTTAFSSALRTRRLLAIVRGTDAEASFRTVMTLVESGVPLVEVSLSGADALGVLRRARAELGGEAWLGAGTVLTTDDARRAADAGANLIVTPGLGAGVDEALRRELPVAAGVLTPTDVIAADAAGATALKIFPASAMGGPAYLKALRAPFPDLPFVPVGGVDAAAAEEYLALGAVAVGVGSPLIGDAADGGDLEALRKRAARFVAVTRAAAGADR, encoded by the coding sequence ATGTCGGACCTCACCACTGCCTTCAGTTCAGCCCTGCGGACCCGGCGTCTGCTCGCCATCGTGCGCGGCACCGACGCGGAGGCCTCCTTCCGGACGGTCATGACGCTCGTCGAGTCCGGTGTGCCGCTCGTCGAGGTCTCCCTCAGCGGCGCCGACGCCCTGGGCGTCCTGCGTCGGGCACGCGCCGAGCTGGGCGGCGAGGCCTGGCTGGGCGCGGGCACGGTCCTCACCACTGACGACGCGCGCCGCGCCGCGGACGCGGGGGCGAACCTCATCGTGACGCCCGGACTCGGAGCCGGGGTCGACGAGGCACTGCGGCGTGAACTGCCCGTCGCCGCCGGGGTGTTGACCCCCACCGACGTCATCGCTGCTGACGCCGCCGGTGCCACCGCGCTGAAGATCTTCCCCGCTTCGGCGATGGGCGGCCCCGCGTATCTCAAGGCCCTGCGAGCCCCCTTCCCGGACCTGCCCTTCGTACCGGTGGGCGGCGTGGACGCGGCCGCCGCCGAGGAGTACCTGGCGCTCGGCGCGGTCGCGGTCGGCGTCGGCTCCCCGCTCATCGGGGACGCGGCGGACGGCGGAGACCTGGAGGCGCTGCGCAAGCGCGCGGCGCGGTTCGTGGCGGTCACCCGGGCAGCGGCGGGGGCGGACCGATGA